A single Gammaproteobacteria bacterium DNA region contains:
- a CDS encoding TonB-dependent receptor produces METVEAALNVDPAIHAAREAGRSRRAFKVVTFASAIVAAGLTWVAPVSAQQTGTITGTVADADTGEPLASAQISVPALGIGVLSSGNGRFALPGVPVGTHELRAERLGYAVLSLSVTVNADAAATVELRLTTTVLGLAELVVTGTAFSESLVQLPYAVAVSSRRTLAEQGSPQAVDFFRNLGSSAGVLGDRQGWYNTRPPAAVSETVASVNLRGIGPSRTLVLLNGRRQVYLPARLSGGRFVDVNAFPSIALDRIEVVKEGASAVYGSDAVAGVANFLTRSDFEGLEVSGSHEYFAGSGETHAGAIWGKRLGDGAHAVVSAEALVGQELHPEDRDWALRPFTSGGGAWSYTGNPGAFLFPRLTGDETIEEFTAALSDAQFGGWGGVFVDPRCTDFGGHREGETCRFRYQQWDNLLQASRQFRGFAEVNGEMGDRSSYHVEALWAEATTPEWFTTPSYPPISPYNGAQVIEPGNPGRQAFCGAHGQSAGFASQQACLEDDWYFYGRLVGNSGPGRTLERASRTQRIAASLERGIESLGGAAIELSASYSRASGNANLPAEYAYRKFLAFRGFGGPDCGVTVVVDPSSPSGMALGPLNGAVAGQGNCRYYNPFSNAHRLSAQPGALYRDQPNPDYMPGLENSAELIDWINEEVNLDSSADLFVADAMLKGAVTEGLDYAVGYQFRRFGVSATPNQPGDLSINPCPVPGDRSCLEKAGAFTFTTGHYEYQDAQMVNRFFAESRFTLGDRVEGQAAANYEFHGSVSSFDPKLAVRVALADPLALRASLQTTFRTPSVDDLNEDRSTGLEYVSEAGIYKAVDAFGNSRLVPERALTYNVGLTLQLPRFRATADYWSYDFRDVIDQVPFGGVTRLYAAGGASRAAVQEFVTCPDGPGTGTCHVSAVERIRVTNVNWPGIRMSGIDLHASTRLSVGGGILSLGADGTYTREFFVKALELNGAEVFAAQDAAGQLNWGNPIAPPLPQWKLRFSAGYHWGDYSVVNYLNTVSGYTNEVFPDTDFEHIDRFVGWDLSLLRRTSSTTDVALSVINLLDADPPLVNWEQSYDAFTHSPKGRRLKLSVTYRPGN; encoded by the coding sequence ATGGAAACCGTAGAAGCTGCGCTGAACGTGGATCCCGCGATCCACGCCGCTCGTGAGGCCGGCCGTTCACGCCGGGCCTTCAAGGTGGTGACGTTCGCGTCGGCCATTGTGGCCGCGGGACTCACCTGGGTGGCCCCGGTGTCCGCTCAGCAGACGGGCACCATTACGGGCACCGTGGCAGACGCGGATACCGGCGAGCCGCTGGCGAGTGCGCAGATCAGCGTGCCCGCGCTCGGGATCGGAGTGCTCTCCAGCGGAAACGGGCGGTTCGCCCTGCCGGGCGTTCCCGTCGGCACGCACGAACTCCGTGCCGAGAGGCTGGGCTATGCGGTCCTGTCGCTGAGCGTCACCGTGAACGCGGATGCGGCTGCGACCGTCGAACTCAGACTGACAACAACCGTCCTGGGTCTCGCGGAACTGGTGGTGACGGGCACCGCGTTCTCGGAGTCGCTCGTGCAACTGCCCTACGCGGTGGCCGTTTCGAGCCGGAGGACGCTGGCGGAGCAGGGGTCTCCACAGGCCGTGGACTTCTTCCGCAACCTCGGATCGAGCGCCGGGGTCCTCGGAGACCGCCAGGGTTGGTACAACACCCGGCCCCCCGCAGCGGTGTCGGAGACGGTCGCCAGCGTCAACCTCAGGGGGATCGGGCCGTCCCGCACCCTCGTGCTGCTCAACGGGCGGCGTCAAGTGTACCTGCCGGCGCGGCTGTCCGGTGGGAGGTTCGTGGACGTGAACGCCTTTCCGTCGATCGCGTTGGACCGGATCGAGGTGGTGAAGGAGGGCGCGTCGGCGGTCTACGGCTCGGACGCCGTGGCGGGCGTGGCCAACTTTCTGACCCGCAGCGATTTTGAAGGGCTGGAGGTGTCGGGCTCGCACGAGTACTTCGCCGGGTCCGGGGAGACGCACGCGGGAGCGATTTGGGGCAAGCGGCTCGGAGACGGCGCGCACGCCGTCGTTTCCGCCGAGGCACTGGTCGGCCAGGAGTTGCACCCCGAGGATCGCGATTGGGCGCTGCGTCCCTTCACGTCCGGCGGCGGGGCTTGGTCCTATACGGGCAACCCCGGCGCGTTCCTCTTCCCGAGGTTGACGGGCGACGAGACGATCGAAGAGTTCACCGCGGCCCTTTCGGACGCCCAGTTCGGAGGCTGGGGCGGCGTCTTCGTGGATCCCCGCTGCACGGACTTCGGGGGGCACCGCGAGGGCGAGACCTGCCGCTTCCGCTACCAGCAGTGGGACAATCTGCTCCAGGCGTCCCGCCAATTCCGAGGCTTCGCCGAGGTCAACGGAGAGATGGGGGACCGTTCGAGCTACCACGTCGAGGCGCTCTGGGCCGAGGCCACGACTCCCGAGTGGTTCACGACCCCGTCCTATCCGCCGATCTCTCCGTACAACGGAGCCCAGGTGATCGAACCCGGGAATCCGGGCAGGCAGGCGTTCTGCGGGGCCCATGGACAGAGCGCCGGTTTCGCGAGCCAACAGGCCTGTCTGGAGGACGACTGGTACTTCTACGGGCGGCTCGTCGGCAACTCGGGACCCGGGAGGACGCTGGAGCGCGCGTCCCGCACTCAGCGGATCGCTGCCTCGCTGGAGCGCGGCATCGAGTCGCTGGGCGGGGCGGCCATCGAGTTGTCCGCGAGCTATTCGCGGGCTTCCGGCAACGCGAACCTTCCGGCCGAGTACGCCTACCGGAAGTTTCTGGCGTTCCGCGGCTTCGGAGGCCCGGATTGCGGAGTGACGGTCGTGGTCGACCCGTCGAGTCCGTCCGGGATGGCGCTCGGCCCCCTCAACGGTGCTGTGGCGGGCCAGGGCAACTGCCGGTACTACAACCCGTTCAGCAACGCGCACCGGCTATCGGCGCAGCCGGGCGCGCTATACCGGGACCAGCCGAACCCGGACTACATGCCCGGACTGGAGAACAGCGCGGAACTGATCGACTGGATCAACGAGGAGGTGAATCTGGACAGTTCGGCGGACCTGTTCGTCGCCGACGCGATGCTCAAGGGGGCCGTCACGGAGGGGCTCGACTACGCCGTCGGGTATCAGTTCCGCAGGTTCGGCGTTTCCGCGACCCCCAACCAGCCGGGCGACCTGTCGATCAACCCGTGCCCCGTGCCGGGAGACCGCAGCTGCCTCGAGAAGGCCGGGGCGTTCACCTTCACCACCGGGCACTACGAGTACCAGGACGCCCAGATGGTGAACCGGTTCTTCGCGGAGAGCCGCTTCACACTCGGCGACAGGGTGGAGGGCCAGGCCGCCGCCAACTACGAGTTCCACGGGTCGGTGAGCAGCTTCGATCCCAAGCTGGCCGTCCGCGTGGCGTTGGCCGACCCGCTGGCGCTGCGCGCCTCGCTCCAGACGACCTTCCGCACGCCCTCCGTGGACGACCTGAACGAAGACCGCAGCACCGGGCTCGAATACGTATCCGAGGCGGGCATCTACAAGGCGGTGGACGCGTTCGGCAACAGCCGGCTCGTGCCCGAGCGCGCGTTGACCTACAACGTGGGGCTGACCTTGCAGCTTCCACGGTTTCGCGCCACGGCCGACTACTGGAGCTACGACTTCCGCGACGTGATCGACCAGGTGCCCTTCGGGGGCGTGACCCGGCTGTACGCGGCGGGCGGGGCCTCGCGGGCCGCCGTGCAGGAGTTCGTGACCTGCCCCGACGGGCCGGGGACGGGAACCTGCCACGTGTCGGCCGTGGAACGGATCAGGGTGACGAACGTGAACTGGCCGGGCATCCGGATGTCGGGAATCGACCTGCACGCGAGCACGCGCCTGTCCGTCGGCGGGGGCATCCTCTCGCTGGGGGCCGACGGCACCTACACACGGGAGTTCTTCGTCAAGGCGCTCGAACTCAACGGGGCCGAGGTTTTTGCCGCGCAGGACGCGGCGGGCCAACTCAACTGGGGCAATCCCATCGCTCCCCCGCTGCCGCAGTGGAAGCTCCGCTTCTCGGCGGGATACCATTGGGGCGACTACAGCGTGGTCAACTACCTCAACACCGTCTCCGGGTACACGAACGAAGTGTTCCCCGACACCGATTTCGAGCACATCGACCGGTTCGTGGGCTGGGACCTCAGTCTGCTGCGGCGCACGTCGAGCACGACCGATGTCGCGCTGTCGGTGATCAACCTTCTCGACGCCGATCCGCCACTGGTCAACTGGGAACAGTCCTACGACGCCTTCACCCACAGCCCCAAGGGCAGGCGCCTCAAGCTCTCGGTGACCTACCGCCCCGGGAACTGA